The following proteins are co-located in the Dromiciops gliroides isolate mDroGli1 chromosome 2, mDroGli1.pri, whole genome shotgun sequence genome:
- the LOC122742138 gene encoding olfactory receptor 4K15, with product MNETNYSRVSEFILLGLSDSPELQPVFFVVFSVLYIAIVMGNFLIILTVTSDPRLHSPMYFLLANLSFIDVCVASFATPKMIADFLVKQKTISFEACLAQIFFVHLFTGSEMVLLVSMAYDRYVAICKPLHYMTIMSRRVCIILVIISWCVGFIHTTSQLAFTVNLPFCGPNKVDSFFCDLPLVTKLACIDTYVVSLLIVADSGFLSMSSFLLLVVSYTVILITVRNRSSASMAKARSTLTAHITVVTLFFGPCIFIYVWPFSSYSVDKVLAVFYTIFTPILNPVIYTLRNKEVKAAMSKLKGRYLKSGQVSAIIRNVLFLEPK from the coding sequence atgaatgaaacaaattaCTCCCGAGTGTCTGAGTTCATCTTGCTGGGACTCTCTGATTCCCCCGAACTCCAACCTGTCTTCTTTGTTGTGTTTTCAGTGCTCTACATTGCTATTGTGATGGGAAACTTCCTCATCATCCTCACTGTGACTTCAGACCCTCGTCTTCACTCTCCCATGTACTTTTTACTTGCAAACCTATCTTTTATAGATGTCTGTGTGGCATCTTTCGCTACCCCTAAGATGATTGCAGACTTCCTTGTTAAACAAAAGACTATATCCTTTGAGGCTTGTCTAGCTCAGATCTTTTTTGTACACCTTTTCACTGGGAGTGAGATGGTACTTCTTGTGTCCATGGCCTATGATCGCTATGTTGCCATATGTAAACCTCTCCACTACATGACCATCATGAGTCGGCGTGTCTGTATCATTTTGGTCATCATCTCCTGGTGTGTTGGCTTCATACACACAACTAGCCAGCTGGCATTTACCGTCAACTTGCCCTTCTGTGGTCCCAACAAGGTGGACAGCTTTTTCTGTGACCTCCCTCTGGTGACCAAACTTGCTTGTATAGACACCTATGTTGTCAGCTTACTAATTGTTGCAGACAGTGGCTTTCTTTCCATGAGCTCCTTTCTCCTCCTGGTTGTTTCATATACAGTCATACTCATCACAGTACGCAATCGCTCTTCAGCTAGTATGGCAAAGGCACGTTCTACACTGACTGCCCATATCACTGTGGTCACACTGTTCTTTGGTCCATGCATCTTCATCTATGTGTGGCCCTTCAGTAGCTACTCAGTGGACAAAGTTCTTGCAGTGTTTTATACCATATTCACTCCCATATTAAACCCAGTTATTTATACTCTGAGGAACAAAGAAGTGAAGGCAGCCATGTCCAAATTGAAGGGCCGCTATCTAAAGTCTGGCCAAGTATCTGCTATAATAAGAAATGTCCTTTTCTTGGAACCCAAGTaa